A portion of the Lolium rigidum isolate FL_2022 chromosome 1, APGP_CSIRO_Lrig_0.1, whole genome shotgun sequence genome contains these proteins:
- the LOC124653858 gene encoding uncharacterized protein LOC124653858, protein MPAWEVVRTSTLSRRWRHIWASAPCLDIHYPCGCVDGPNAGQDWYAQFVKHLLLKRSLFEPLDTLRLHWNHDDANTWIEHALRHPASQPLGNEQQPLSQLCSRCTSLEELELKNVYIYASHIRSTSLKRLTMVRCVNRCGLSVDAPYLVLLRCIRPHNFVPRIVDSSYLLTATIMLDDTCLTSRVVPCHSCANDEDPVHGESQSASDDSRPEGSDSEDPGHSESQSASDDSRPEGSDAEDLGHSESQSASDDSRPEGSDAEDLGHSESQPEPDDNRSADADDLRDTESQSEPADDSSAVSGAEHPDNNDDDAEIADVYSSEDDCYGTPTRGGHGILRSLSNVITLNLRAHYGQLLLFNEIKNCPEFRNLRTLSLGEWCTDPGFDSLSTMLGKSPNLENLFIHLLAYSNPRERSFTCNNLRVKISYSMSDGRLAHQLETFLCANYGSREKHKVQDEAANSPAK, encoded by the exons ATGCCTGCGTGGGAGGTGGTCCGCACGAGCACGCTCTCGAGGCGGTGGCGCCACATCTGGGCCTCCGCGCCGTGCCTCGACATCCACTATCCGTGCGGCTGCGTCGACGGCCCCAACGCCGGCCAGGATTGGTACGCCCAGTTCGTCAAGCACCTGCTTCTCAAGCGCAGTTTGTTCGAGCCGCTGGACACGCTCCGGCTGCATTGGAACCACGACGACGCCAACACGTGGATCGAGCATGCTCTCAGAC ATCCTGCATCTCAGCCACTTGGAAATGAACAACAACCCCTCTCGCAGCTCTGTTCTAGGTGCACCTCTTTGGAGGAACTAGAGCTCAAGAACGTCTACATATATGCCTCGCACATTCGATCAACCTCACTCAAGCGTTTGACTATGGTCAGATGCGTCAACCGTTGCGGCCTCTCTGTTGATGCTCCGTACCTTGTTTTGCTGCGCTGCATCAGACCTCACAATTTTGTTCCTCGGATCGTGGACTCGTCGTACCTGTTGACAGCCACTATCATGCTTGACGACACTTGCTTGACGTCTCGTGTTGTCCCTTGCCACAGCTGTgcgaatgatgaggaccctgtgcACGGTGAATCTCAGTCTGCATCTGATGATAGTAGGCCTGAAGGTTCTGATTCCGAGGACCCTGGGCACAGTGAATCTCAATCTGCATCTGATGATAGTAGGCCTGAAGGTTCTGATGCTGAGGACCTTGGACACAGTGAATCTCAATCTGCATCTGATGATAGTAGGCCTGAAGGTTCTGATGCTGAGGACCTTGGGCACAGTGAATCTCAACCTGAACCTGATGATAATAGGTCTGCAGATGCTGACGACCTTCGGGACACTGAATCTCAATCTGAACCTGCTGATGATAGCTCTGCCGTATCAGGTGCTGAGCACCCGGACAACAATGACGATGACGCTGAGATTGCAGATGTGTATTCAAGTGAGGATGACTGCTACGGAACTCCAACTCGTGGTGGCCATGGTATTCTTCGCAGCCTCTCCAATGTGATAACATTGAACTTGAGAGCACACTATGGGCAG CTTCTGCTATTCAATGAAATTAAGAACTGCCCTGAGTTCAGAAACCTGAGGACTCTATCGCTTGGTGAATGGTGCACAGATCCCGGCTTTGATTCATTGTCAACCATGCTGGGGAAATCGCCCAACTTAGAGAACCTTTTTATTCACCTCCTG GCCTACAGCAATCCAAGAGAAAGATCATTTACTTGCAACAACCTGAGGGTGAAGATCTCATATTCAATGAGCGATGGCAGACTGGCCCATCAGTTGGAAACCTTCTTATGCGCCAATTATGGTTCAAGGGAGAAGCACAAGGTGCAGGACGAAGCTGCCAATAGTCCAGCGAAGTAA